A genomic region of Gossypium hirsutum isolate 1008001.06 chromosome D01, Gossypium_hirsutum_v2.1, whole genome shotgun sequence contains the following coding sequences:
- the LOC107921168 gene encoding ent-kaur-16-ene synthase, chloroplastic-like isoform X1: MSLFHPHSCSNPFISVSTDSGANPTADTNSSNDLCFKDSKQRIKKMFNQIELSVSSYDTAWVAMVPSPTSHCNPCFPACLNWLLDNQLPNGSWGPCRPHPLLIKDTLSSTLACVLALRRWGVGEEHMTKGLRFIESHFCSASDESQLTPIGFDIIFSGMVEYARDLNLNLPLRSTDIDALFHKRDLQLRRENSKGREAYLAYVSEGIGKHQDWEMVMKYQRKNGSLFNSPSATAATLSHLPNSGCLHYLTALLDKFENAVPTLHPFHVFPRLCMLETVESLGIGQHFREEITSVLDETYRCWLQGEEEIFLDLPTCALAFRILRVNGYDVSSALTGFAEEHFFNSLGGYLKDLDAVVELFRASQMIIHPNEQLLEKHISWTSHFLKQELSNTSKCAYKHKQNIMQKVNDALEFPHYASLERLVYRRNIVNYDVDDIRMLKSSYSSLSIGNKDFLRLAVEDFNACQSIYREELKQLERWVREKRLDKLKFARQKLAYCYFSAAATLCSPELSDARLTWAKNGVLTTVVDDFFDVGGSEDELLNLIQLVEKQDLDVSIDCCSEEVEIIYSALDNTISEIGEKAIAWQGRNIKTHVSEIWLDLLRSMLQEAQWSKEKAVPTVDEYMRNGYISFALGPIILPALYFVGPRLSEAVVKSGEYSLLFRHVSTCGRLLNDIHSFKRESMEGKLNAVSLHIIHGTNSVTEDHVNQELKHLIEERRRELHRLVLQKNDSIVPRQCKELFWKMSKVLHLFYMKDDGFTSHEMANAVNAVIHEPILVDQL; encoded by the exons ATGTCTCTCTTCCACCCTCATAGCTGCTCCAATCCTTTCATTTCAG TTTCCACGGACAGTGGAGCAAACCCAACAGCAGACACCAACAGTAGTAATGATTTG TGCTTTAAGGATTCTAAACAAAGGATTAAGAAGATGTTTAATCAGATTGAACTTTCTGTTTCTTCTTATGATACTGCTTGGGTTGCAATGGTTCCATCTCCCACTTCCCACTGCAATCCATGTTTCCCTGCCTGCTTAAACTGGCTGTTGGATAATCAACTCCCTAATGGTTCTTGGGGTCCTTGCCGTCCCCATCCCTTGCTAATTAAAGACACTCTTTCCTCCACATTGGCATGTGTCCTTGCGCTGAGACGATGGGGTGTTGGTGAGGAACACATGACAAAGG GGCTTCGGTTTATTGAGTCACATTTTTGTTCGGCTTCTGATGAAAGCCAACTTACACCTATTGGATTTGATATCATATTTTCTGGTATGGTTGAATATGCTAGGGATTTGAATTTGAACCTCCCTTTGAGATCAACAGATATAGATGCTTTATTTCATAAAAGAGATTTACAGCTCAGAAG AGAAAACTCTAAAGGGAGGGAAGCCTATTTAGCATATGTTTCGGAAGGAATTGGCAAACACCAAGACTGGGAAATGGTCATGAAGTATCAGCGGAAGAATGGATCATTGTTCAATTCACCATCTGCAACAGCAGCCACTCTTTCTCACCTTCCAAATTCCGGTTGTCTTCATTATCTCACTGCACTCTTAGACAAGTTTGAGAATGCAG TTCCCACACTTCATCCTTTCCATGTTTTTCCCCGACTTTGTATGTTGGAGACTGTTGAAAGTTTGGGAATTGGTCAGCATTTCAGGGAAGAAATTACAAGTGTATTAGATGAAACATATCG ATGTTGGCTACAGGGGGAGGAGGAGATATTCTTGGATCTGCCGACATGTGCATTGGCTTTCAGAATACTACGTGTAAATGGTTATGATGTTTCCTCAG CCTTAACTGGATTTGCTGAAGAACACTTCTTCAATTCACTTGGAGGATATTTGAAGGATTTGGATGCTGTCGTTGAGCTATTTAGGGCTTCACAGATGATCATACATCCAAATGAACAACTCCTGGAGAAACACATCTCATGGACAAGTCATTTCTTGAAACAGGAATTATCCAACACTTCTAAATGTGCATATAaacataaacaaaatattatgcagaag GTGAATGATGCCCTTGAGTTTCCCCATTATGCAAGTTTGGAGCGCTTAGTATACAGGAGAAACATAGTGAACTATGATGTAGATGATATACGGATGCTTAAATCTTCATATAG TTCTTTGAGTATTGGCAACAAAGATTTCCTAAGACTAGCAGTGGAGGACTTCAATGCCTGTCAATCTATATATCGTGAAGAACTCAAACAACTCGAGAG GTGGGTTCGAGAAAAGCGATTGGACAAGCTGAAGTTTGCCAGGCAGAAACTGGCATACTGTTACTTTTCTGCAGCTGCAACACTATGCTCTCCTGAATTATCTGATGCTCGCTTAACATGGGCTAAAAATGGCGTGCTTACTACTGTGGTTGATGACTTTTTCGATGTTGGAGGTTCTGAAGATGAACTGTTAAACCTAATTCAATTGGTTGAAAA GCAAGATTTAGATGTCAGCATTGATTGTTGTTCTGAGGAAGTTGAAATCATATATTCAGCACTTGACAACACAATTTCTGAGATTGGGGAGAAAGCAATTGCATGGCAAGGACGTAACATAAAGACtcatgtttctgagatt TGGCTGGATTTGCTTAGGTCCATGTTGCAGGAAGCTCAGTGGTCGAAGGAGAAGGCAGTCCCAACTGTGGATGAATACATGAGAAATGGTTACATTTCGTTTGCCTTGGGACCAATCATCCTCCCGGCTCTCTATTTTGTTGGCCCTAGGCTTTCAGAGGCTGTTGTTAAAAGTGGGGAATATAGTCTTCTATTTAGACATGTAAGCACTTGCGGGCGTCTTCTCAATGATATTCATAGCTTTAAG AGGGAATCTATGGAGGGAAAACTGAATGCGGTATCTTTGCACATAATTCATGGTACCAATTCAGTAACCGAAGATCATGTAAATCAAGAACTGAAGCATTTAATCGAGGAAAGGAGGAGAGAACTGCATAGATTAGTGCTGCAGAAAAATGATAGCATTGTCCCAAGACAATGCAAGGAATTATTCTGGAAAATGAGCAAAGTATTGCATCTCTTTTACATGAAAGATGATGGTTTTACCTCACATGAAATGGCGAACGCTGTAAATGCAGTAATACATGAGCCGATACTTGTCGATCAACTCTAA
- the LOC107921168 gene encoding ent-kaur-16-ene synthase, chloroplastic-like (The RefSeq protein has 3 substitutions compared to this genomic sequence), producing the protein MSLFHPHSCSNPFISVSTDSGANPTADTNSSNDLCFKDSKQRIKKMFNQIELSVSSYDTAWVAMVPSPTSHCNPCFPACLNWLLDNQLPNGSWGPCRPHPLLIKDTLSSTLACVLALRRWGVGEEHMTKGLRFIESHFCSASDESQLTPIGFDIIFSGMVEYARDLNLNLPLRSTDIDALFHKRDLQLRRENSKGREAYLAYVSEGIGKHQDWEMVMKYQRKNGSLFNSPSATAATLSHLPNSGCLHYLTALLDKFENAVPTLHPFHVFPRLCMLETVESLGIGQHFREEITSVLDETYRCWLQGEEEIFLDLPTCALAFRILRVNGYDVSSEALTGFAEEHFFNSLGGYLKDLDAVVELFRASQMIIHPNEQLLEKHISWTSHFLKQELSNTSKCAYKHKQNIMQKVNDALEFPHYASLERLVYRRNIVNYDVDDTRMLKSSYSSLSIGNKDFLRLAVEDFNACQSIYREELKQLERWVREKRLDKLKFARQKLAYCYFSAAATLCSPELSDARLTWAKNGVLTTVVDDFFDVGGSEDELLNLIQLVEKQDLDVSIDCCSEEVEIIYSALDNTISEIGEKAIAWQGRNIKTHVSEIWLDLLRSMLQEAQWSKEKAVPTVDEYMRNGYISFALGPIILPALYFVGPRLSEAVVKSGEYSLLFRHVSTCGRLLNDIHSFKRESMEGKLNAVSLHIIHGTNSVTEDHVNQELKHLIEERRREMHRLVLQKNDSIVPRQCKELFWKMSKVLHLFYMKDDGFTSHEMANAVKAVIHEPILVDQL; encoded by the exons ATGTCTCTCTTCCACCCTCATAGCTGCTCCAATCCTTTCATTTCAG TTTCCACGGACAGTGGAGCAAACCCAACAGCAGACACCAACAGTAGTAATGATTTG TGCTTTAAGGATTCTAAACAAAGGATTAAGAAGATGTTTAATCAGATTGAACTTTCTGTTTCTTCTTATGATACTGCTTGGGTTGCAATGGTTCCATCTCCCACTTCCCACTGCAATCCATGTTTCCCTGCCTGCTTAAACTGGCTGTTGGATAATCAACTCCCTAATGGTTCTTGGGGTCCTTGCCGTCCCCATCCCTTGCTAATTAAAGACACTCTTTCCTCCACATTGGCATGTGTCCTTGCGCTGAGACGATGGGGTGTTGGTGAGGAACACATGACAAAGG GGCTTCGGTTTATTGAGTCACATTTTTGTTCGGCTTCTGATGAAAGCCAACTTACACCTATTGGATTTGATATCATATTTTCTGGTATGGTTGAATATGCTAGGGATTTGAATTTGAACCTCCCTTTGAGATCAACAGATATAGATGCTTTATTTCATAAAAGAGATTTACAGCTCAGAAG AGAAAACTCTAAAGGGAGGGAAGCCTATTTAGCATATGTTTCGGAAGGAATTGGCAAACACCAAGACTGGGAAATGGTCATGAAGTATCAGCGGAAGAATGGATCATTGTTCAATTCACCATCTGCAACAGCAGCCACTCTTTCTCACCTTCCAAATTCCGGTTGTCTTCATTATCTCACTGCACTCTTAGACAAGTTTGAGAATGCAG TTCCCACACTTCATCCTTTCCATGTTTTTCCCCGACTTTGTATGTTGGAGACTGTTGAAAGTTTGGGAATTGGTCAGCATTTCAGGGAAGAAATTACAAGTGTATTAGATGAAACATATCG ATGTTGGCTACAGGGGGAGGAGGAGATATTCTTGGATCTGCCGACATGTGCATTGGCTTTCAGAATACTACGTGTAAATGGTTATGATGTTTCCTCAG AAGCCTTAACTGGATTTGCTGAAGAACACTTCTTCAATTCACTTGGAGGATATTTGAAGGATTTGGATGCTGTCGTTGAGCTATTTAGGGCTTCACAGATGATCATACATCCAAATGAACAACTCCTGGAGAAACACATCTCATGGACAAGTCATTTCTTGAAACAGGAATTATCCAACACTTCTAAATGTGCATATAaacataaacaaaatattatgcagaag GTGAATGATGCCCTTGAGTTTCCCCATTATGCAAGTTTGGAGCGCTTAGTATACAGGAGAAACATAGTGAACTATGATGTAGATGATATACGGATGCTTAAATCTTCATATAG TTCTTTGAGTATTGGCAACAAAGATTTCCTAAGACTAGCAGTGGAGGACTTCAATGCCTGTCAATCTATATATCGTGAAGAACTCAAACAACTCGAGAG GTGGGTTCGAGAAAAGCGATTGGACAAGCTGAAGTTTGCCAGGCAGAAACTGGCATACTGTTACTTTTCTGCAGCTGCAACACTATGCTCTCCTGAATTATCTGATGCTCGCTTAACATGGGCTAAAAATGGCGTGCTTACTACTGTGGTTGATGACTTTTTCGATGTTGGAGGTTCTGAAGATGAACTGTTAAACCTAATTCAATTGGTTGAAAA GCAAGATTTAGATGTCAGCATTGATTGTTGTTCTGAGGAAGTTGAAATCATATATTCAGCACTTGACAACACAATTTCTGAGATTGGGGAGAAAGCAATTGCATGGCAAGGACGTAACATAAAGACtcatgtttctgagatt TGGCTGGATTTGCTTAGGTCCATGTTGCAGGAAGCTCAGTGGTCGAAGGAGAAGGCAGTCCCAACTGTGGATGAATACATGAGAAATGGTTACATTTCGTTTGCCTTGGGACCAATCATCCTCCCGGCTCTCTATTTTGTTGGCCCTAGGCTTTCAGAGGCTGTTGTTAAAAGTGGGGAATATAGTCTTCTATTTAGACATGTAAGCACTTGCGGGCGTCTTCTCAATGATATTCATAGCTTTAAG AGGGAATCTATGGAGGGAAAACTGAATGCGGTATCTTTGCACATAATTCATGGTACCAATTCAGTAACCGAAGATCATGTAAATCAAGAACTGAAGCATTTAATCGAGGAAAGGAGGAGAGAACTGCATAGATTAGTGCTGCAGAAAAATGATAGCATTGTCCCAAGACAATGCAAGGAATTATTCTGGAAAATGAGCAAAGTATTGCATCTCTTTTACATGAAAGATGATGGTTTTACCTCACATGAAATGGCGAACGCTGTAAATGCAGTAATACATGAGCCGATACTTGTCGATCAACTCTAA
- the LOC107921168 gene encoding ent-kaur-16-ene synthase, chloroplastic-like isoform X2 → MTKGLRFIESHFCSASDESQLTPIGFDIIFSGMVEYARDLNLNLPLRSTDIDALFHKRDLQLRRENSKGREAYLAYVSEGIGKHQDWEMVMKYQRKNGSLFNSPSATAATLSHLPNSGCLHYLTALLDKFENAVPTLHPFHVFPRLCMLETVESLGIGQHFREEITSVLDETYRCWLQGEEEIFLDLPTCALAFRILRVNGYDVSSEALTGFAEEHFFNSLGGYLKDLDAVVELFRASQMIIHPNEQLLEKHISWTSHFLKQELSNTSKCAYKHKQNIMQKVNDALEFPHYASLERLVYRRNIVNYDVDDIRMLKSSYSSLSIGNKDFLRLAVEDFNACQSIYREELKQLERWVREKRLDKLKFARQKLAYCYFSAAATLCSPELSDARLTWAKNGVLTTVVDDFFDVGGSEDELLNLIQLVEKQDLDVSIDCCSEEVEIIYSALDNTISEIGEKAIAWQGRNIKTHVSEIWLDLLRSMLQEAQWSKEKAVPTVDEYMRNGYISFALGPIILPALYFVGPRLSEAVVKSGEYSLLFRHVSTCGRLLNDIHSFKRESMEGKLNAVSLHIIHGTNSVTEDHVNQELKHLIEERRRELHRLVLQKNDSIVPRQCKELFWKMSKVLHLFYMKDDGFTSHEMANAVNAVIHEPILVDQL, encoded by the exons ATGACAAAGG GGCTTCGGTTTATTGAGTCACATTTTTGTTCGGCTTCTGATGAAAGCCAACTTACACCTATTGGATTTGATATCATATTTTCTGGTATGGTTGAATATGCTAGGGATTTGAATTTGAACCTCCCTTTGAGATCAACAGATATAGATGCTTTATTTCATAAAAGAGATTTACAGCTCAGAAG AGAAAACTCTAAAGGGAGGGAAGCCTATTTAGCATATGTTTCGGAAGGAATTGGCAAACACCAAGACTGGGAAATGGTCATGAAGTATCAGCGGAAGAATGGATCATTGTTCAATTCACCATCTGCAACAGCAGCCACTCTTTCTCACCTTCCAAATTCCGGTTGTCTTCATTATCTCACTGCACTCTTAGACAAGTTTGAGAATGCAG TTCCCACACTTCATCCTTTCCATGTTTTTCCCCGACTTTGTATGTTGGAGACTGTTGAAAGTTTGGGAATTGGTCAGCATTTCAGGGAAGAAATTACAAGTGTATTAGATGAAACATATCG ATGTTGGCTACAGGGGGAGGAGGAGATATTCTTGGATCTGCCGACATGTGCATTGGCTTTCAGAATACTACGTGTAAATGGTTATGATGTTTCCTCAG AAGCCTTAACTGGATTTGCTGAAGAACACTTCTTCAATTCACTTGGAGGATATTTGAAGGATTTGGATGCTGTCGTTGAGCTATTTAGGGCTTCACAGATGATCATACATCCAAATGAACAACTCCTGGAGAAACACATCTCATGGACAAGTCATTTCTTGAAACAGGAATTATCCAACACTTCTAAATGTGCATATAaacataaacaaaatattatgcagaag GTGAATGATGCCCTTGAGTTTCCCCATTATGCAAGTTTGGAGCGCTTAGTATACAGGAGAAACATAGTGAACTATGATGTAGATGATATACGGATGCTTAAATCTTCATATAG TTCTTTGAGTATTGGCAACAAAGATTTCCTAAGACTAGCAGTGGAGGACTTCAATGCCTGTCAATCTATATATCGTGAAGAACTCAAACAACTCGAGAG GTGGGTTCGAGAAAAGCGATTGGACAAGCTGAAGTTTGCCAGGCAGAAACTGGCATACTGTTACTTTTCTGCAGCTGCAACACTATGCTCTCCTGAATTATCTGATGCTCGCTTAACATGGGCTAAAAATGGCGTGCTTACTACTGTGGTTGATGACTTTTTCGATGTTGGAGGTTCTGAAGATGAACTGTTAAACCTAATTCAATTGGTTGAAAA GCAAGATTTAGATGTCAGCATTGATTGTTGTTCTGAGGAAGTTGAAATCATATATTCAGCACTTGACAACACAATTTCTGAGATTGGGGAGAAAGCAATTGCATGGCAAGGACGTAACATAAAGACtcatgtttctgagatt TGGCTGGATTTGCTTAGGTCCATGTTGCAGGAAGCTCAGTGGTCGAAGGAGAAGGCAGTCCCAACTGTGGATGAATACATGAGAAATGGTTACATTTCGTTTGCCTTGGGACCAATCATCCTCCCGGCTCTCTATTTTGTTGGCCCTAGGCTTTCAGAGGCTGTTGTTAAAAGTGGGGAATATAGTCTTCTATTTAGACATGTAAGCACTTGCGGGCGTCTTCTCAATGATATTCATAGCTTTAAG AGGGAATCTATGGAGGGAAAACTGAATGCGGTATCTTTGCACATAATTCATGGTACCAATTCAGTAACCGAAGATCATGTAAATCAAGAACTGAAGCATTTAATCGAGGAAAGGAGGAGAGAACTGCATAGATTAGTGCTGCAGAAAAATGATAGCATTGTCCCAAGACAATGCAAGGAATTATTCTGGAAAATGAGCAAAGTATTGCATCTCTTTTACATGAAAGATGATGGTTTTACCTCACATGAAATGGCGAACGCTGTAAATGCAGTAATACATGAGCCGATACTTGTCGATCAACTCTAA
- the LOC107921706 gene encoding uncharacterized protein — MEARHVFVEHVRDVMVANRRMARSMNVEIYSRRLKTFRVTETISRRPGIPTRSYGVDLRNRRCGCRRFETLHYPCAHVMAACAKVNLDVEQYVDDVYTLENTLRVWENEFPVLPNLSTWEVPPTTFELLPDRRLRRNPRGRP, encoded by the coding sequence ATGGAGGCGAGACACGTGTTTGTCGAACATGTCAGGGATGTAATGGTTGCAAACCGTCGGATGGCGAGGtcaatgaatgtagaaatatattcacgacgACTGAAAACGTTTCGAGTTACTGAGACCATCAGTCGTCGACCTGGTATACCAActaggtcctatggagttgatctccGAAACAGACGGTGCGGGTGCAGGAGGTtcgaaacacttcattatccatgtgcgcATGTCATGGCAGCGTGTGCGAAAGTCAACCTTGATGTTGAACAAtatgtcgatgatgtgtacacgcTTGAGAACACATTGCGTGTCTGGGAAAATGAGTTCCCCGTCCTGCCTAACCTATCTACGTGGGAGGTGCCTCCGACGACTTTCGAGCTTCTCCCAGACAGAAGGCTACGCAGGAATCCAAGAGGTCGTCCGTAA